A genomic window from Microbacterium sp. H1-D42 includes:
- a CDS encoding RtcB family protein yields MERLSARLLSWASLIDEKTLDQAHTTARMPFIHPHLALMPDAHLGKGATVGSVIPTLGAIIPAAVGVDIGCGMIAVRTQFTAAQFENRDLAPLREAIERAIPLSAGHYNRKVVATAEPRVAELAELAEKKGFDPASYAGNWQLQLGTLGSGNHFIEVSLDEQDRVWLFLHSGSRGVGNKIAQHHIGVAQKLAKQWWIELPDPDLAYLVEGTPEFTRYIRELRWAQHFALLNREEMMDRVVRQVSEFAGTAVDEQERINCHHNFTESEKHFSKQVWVSRKGAIHADAGRPGLIPGSMGTASYVVEGLGNPLSLNSSPHGAGREYSRSAARRTFTHAQLREAMTGIEFRDTDAFIDEIPQAYKPIDQVMADAADLVTIRHTLRQIVNVKGD; encoded by the coding sequence ATGGAGAGGCTCTCCGCACGGCTGCTGTCGTGGGCGTCCCTGATCGACGAGAAGACGCTCGATCAGGCGCACACCACGGCCCGCATGCCGTTCATCCACCCGCACCTGGCACTGATGCCGGATGCGCACCTCGGCAAAGGGGCGACAGTCGGGTCGGTCATTCCGACGCTCGGCGCGATCATCCCTGCCGCCGTCGGCGTCGACATCGGATGCGGCATGATCGCCGTCCGCACGCAGTTCACGGCCGCGCAGTTCGAGAACCGCGACCTCGCTCCACTGCGTGAGGCGATCGAGCGCGCCATCCCGCTCTCGGCCGGGCACTACAACCGCAAGGTCGTGGCCACTGCCGAGCCGCGTGTGGCAGAGCTGGCCGAGCTTGCCGAGAAGAAGGGCTTCGACCCGGCGTCGTACGCGGGCAACTGGCAGCTGCAGCTCGGCACGCTCGGCTCGGGCAACCACTTCATCGAGGTGTCGCTGGATGAGCAGGATCGGGTGTGGCTGTTCCTGCACTCCGGCTCGCGGGGCGTGGGCAACAAGATCGCTCAGCACCACATCGGCGTCGCGCAGAAGCTCGCGAAGCAGTGGTGGATCGAGCTGCCCGACCCCGACCTGGCCTACCTGGTCGAGGGGACGCCGGAGTTCACGCGCTACATCCGCGAACTGCGGTGGGCCCAGCACTTCGCGCTGCTGAACCGGGAGGAGATGATGGACCGGGTCGTGCGCCAGGTGTCGGAGTTCGCCGGCACTGCGGTGGACGAGCAGGAGCGCATCAACTGCCACCACAACTTCACCGAGTCGGAGAAGCACTTCAGCAAGCAGGTCTGGGTGTCGCGCAAGGGCGCGATCCATGCCGACGCCGGTCGGCCGGGGCTCATCCCCGGGTCGATGGGCACGGCGTCGTACGTCGTGGAGGGCCTCGGCAACCCTCTGTCGCTGAACTCGTCACCGCATGGCGCTGGTCGGGAGTACTCCCGGTCGGCGGCGCGGCGCACGTTCACCCACGCGCAGTTGCGCGAGGCGATGACCGGCATCGAGTTCCGTGACACGGATGCCTTCATCGACGAGATTCCGCAGGCGTACAAGCCGATCGATCAGGTGATGGCCGATGCCGCCGACCTGGTCACGATCCGCCACACGCTGCGGCAGATCGTCAACGTGAAGGGCGATTGA
- a CDS encoding MFS transporter gives MTRSVTLGALASVVGFLAFVEFTSGVLQGYYTPMLTDIARHLGIHDADVNWLEGTQLMLSALVVPAFAKLGDMIGHKRMLLISTALTAAAALVLPFTDSFAVFLVGWALMGFYVVWLPLEIALIWSRSRAMEGRSVITARAAGMLVAALETGAILGALAGGALIDVLPLTIVLLIPALLVIVCFFVILFGVKESPETTGGKLDTVGLVLISFALIAFTGGLSMLRLPGGLTSVWSWGVVLLGLLLIIPFVLWELKHDDPLIDVRMFRSPALGPVFLTAGLFGVSVLGAQAPLSTFARTDPAVYGYGLGTTGFATSLIIGIYLIAMITGALLFPLIARLSTPRFTLIGASVLVGIGFLLFLPFHDSYLQVTTNMVLAGLGSGALVAALPAAAASAAPSTQTGVATGLTNSVKTVGGAIASCIFGIALLNGVAGTAAGAAEGTAGSLAGYMTVWVVCGVTALASAVLLVFVPKQAFTDRPADEPAAVV, from the coding sequence ATGACGCGCTCCGTCACTCTCGGCGCGCTTGCGAGCGTCGTCGGATTCCTCGCGTTCGTCGAGTTCACCAGCGGTGTGCTGCAGGGCTATTACACGCCCATGCTCACCGATATCGCCCGGCATCTCGGCATCCACGACGCCGATGTGAACTGGCTCGAAGGCACGCAGCTCATGCTCTCGGCTCTGGTCGTGCCCGCGTTCGCGAAGCTCGGCGACATGATCGGGCACAAGCGCATGCTGCTGATCTCGACCGCCCTCACCGCGGCGGCCGCGCTCGTGCTCCCGTTCACCGACTCGTTCGCGGTGTTCCTGGTCGGCTGGGCGCTGATGGGCTTCTACGTCGTCTGGCTGCCTCTCGAGATCGCGCTGATCTGGTCGCGCTCTCGCGCCATGGAGGGCCGCTCGGTGATCACGGCCCGCGCGGCCGGGATGCTCGTCGCCGCGCTCGAGACGGGTGCGATTCTCGGTGCCCTCGCCGGCGGCGCGCTCATCGACGTGCTGCCGCTGACGATCGTGCTGCTGATTCCCGCCCTGCTGGTGATCGTGTGCTTCTTCGTGATCCTGTTCGGGGTCAAGGAATCGCCCGAGACGACCGGCGGCAAGCTCGACACCGTCGGCCTGGTGCTCATCTCGTTCGCGCTGATCGCCTTCACCGGTGGTCTCAGCATGCTGCGCCTGCCCGGCGGGCTGACCAGCGTCTGGTCATGGGGCGTCGTGCTGCTCGGGCTGCTGCTGATCATCCCGTTCGTGCTGTGGGAGTTGAAGCACGACGACCCGCTGATCGACGTGCGCATGTTCCGCTCGCCGGCGCTCGGCCCGGTGTTCCTCACGGCCGGCCTGTTCGGCGTCAGCGTGCTCGGCGCGCAGGCGCCGCTGTCGACCTTCGCCCGCACCGATCCTGCCGTGTACGGGTACGGACTCGGCACCACGGGCTTCGCCACCTCCCTGATCATCGGCATCTACCTGATCGCGATGATCACGGGTGCTCTGCTGTTCCCGTTGATTGCGCGGCTCAGCACGCCGCGGTTCACCCTGATCGGGGCATCCGTGCTCGTGGGGATCGGGTTCCTGCTGTTCCTGCCGTTCCATGACAGCTATCTGCAGGTGACGACCAACATGGTGCTCGCGGGGCTCGGCTCCGGAGCGCTCGTGGCGGCGCTGCCGGCTGCGGCAGCATCCGCCGCACCCTCGACGCAGACCGGCGTCGCGACCGGCCTGACCAACTCGGTGAAGACGGTCGGAGGCGCGATCGCCTCGTGCATCTTCGGCATCGCACTGCTGAACGGCGTCGCCGGGACCGCGGCGGGAGCTGCCGAGGGCACGGCGGGTTCGCTCGCCGGCTACATGACGGTCTGGGTCGTGTGCGGTGTCACGGCACTGGCATCCGCCGTGCTTCTCGTCTTCGTGCCCAAGCAGGCCTTCACCGACCGCCCCGCTGACGAGCCCGCAGCCGTCGTCTGA
- a CDS encoding M20/M25/M40 family metallo-hydrolase: MPESTDASATVRPGIAERLSQMIQLPTVSAELQQRGHAPFAAFERLIAEQYPLVHEHLALEKHTDYGLLFHWKGAQPNADPAVLMAHYDVVPVDESDAWTYPPFEGRIADGRVYGRGTLDDKGPLIVILEAVENLLADGFTPARDVYLSFGGNEETFGAAAQAISASFQERGITPWIVIDEGGAVVDAPLPFVPGRSAMVGVGEKGVLSIRLSARGDGGHASAPPTLTAVRRIARAVDRLGPGMFPARAPRAISRMLIQLSSQTPGPARHLLRVLGAVPFLTARVFAALGGEPAALVRTTVAPTMQSGGTAANVLPSQASATVNLRIALGETVDATILRVRDRIGDPLVSIEVLEGSEPSPESATDNAQFALIAEALGVSHPDAPAVPYVMMAATDSRHFHRFTPAVYRFAPLEMSNAQRAAIHGVDENVEIAALERGELFHRVLLQRLV; this comes from the coding sequence ATGCCCGAAAGCACCGATGCTTCAGCGACCGTACGACCCGGCATTGCCGAGCGACTCTCGCAGATGATCCAGCTGCCGACCGTGTCGGCAGAGCTGCAGCAGCGCGGACACGCGCCGTTCGCCGCCTTCGAGCGCCTCATCGCCGAGCAGTACCCGCTCGTGCACGAGCACCTCGCCCTCGAGAAGCACACCGACTACGGTCTGCTGTTCCACTGGAAGGGCGCGCAGCCGAACGCGGACCCTGCCGTTCTCATGGCCCACTACGACGTCGTCCCGGTAGACGAATCGGATGCCTGGACCTACCCGCCCTTCGAGGGGCGCATCGCCGACGGGCGCGTCTATGGCCGCGGAACCCTCGACGACAAGGGTCCTCTGATCGTCATCCTCGAAGCGGTCGAGAATCTGCTCGCCGACGGCTTCACTCCGGCTCGTGACGTCTACCTCTCGTTCGGCGGCAACGAGGAGACCTTCGGCGCCGCAGCCCAGGCCATCAGCGCGTCGTTCCAGGAGCGCGGCATCACGCCGTGGATCGTCATCGATGAGGGCGGCGCCGTCGTGGACGCACCGCTGCCGTTCGTGCCGGGCCGATCCGCGATGGTCGGCGTGGGCGAGAAGGGCGTGCTCAGTATCCGCCTCTCTGCTCGCGGCGACGGCGGGCACGCCTCGGCGCCGCCCACCCTGACCGCCGTGCGCCGCATCGCGCGCGCGGTCGACCGGCTGGGACCGGGCATGTTCCCCGCCCGCGCACCGCGCGCCATCTCTCGGATGCTGATCCAGCTGTCCTCTCAGACACCGGGCCCAGCCCGGCATCTGCTGCGCGTGCTGGGAGCCGTGCCTTTCCTCACCGCCCGGGTGTTCGCCGCCCTCGGCGGTGAGCCGGCCGCACTCGTGCGCACCACCGTCGCGCCGACGATGCAGTCCGGCGGCACCGCCGCCAATGTGCTCCCGTCACAGGCATCCGCCACCGTCAATCTGCGCATCGCGCTTGGCGAGACGGTGGATGCCACGATCCTGCGCGTGCGCGACCGGATCGGCGACCCGCTGGTGTCGATCGAGGTGCTCGAGGGCAGTGAGCCCTCGCCCGAGTCGGCGACCGACAACGCGCAGTTCGCATTGATCGCCGAGGCGCTCGGGGTCTCCCATCCAGATGCCCCGGCCGTGCCGTATGTGATGATGGCGGCCACCGACTCGCGGCACTTCCACCGATTCACCCCTGCGGTGTACCGTTTCGCTCCGCTGGAGATGTCGAACGCCCAGCGCGCGGCGATCCACGGTGTCGATGAGAACGTCGAGATCGCCGCTCTCGAGCGGGGCGAGCTCTTTCATCGCGTGCTTCTGCAGCGGCTAGTGTGA
- the thrC gene encoding threonine synthase translates to MLYISTRGGMTPQPFSETLLEGLAPDGGLAIPEQLPQVDAETLERWRALTYPQLAAEVLGLFATDIPREDLARMTDAAYADFPDAVVPLRSIGGGITLVGLSEGPTLAFKDMAMQFLGQALEYVLEKKDRVLNIVGATSGDTGSAAEHALRGKDRVSVFMLSPQGRMSPFQRAQMYSLDDANVHNIAVEGVFDDCQHLVKQLAGDLDFKRAQNLGAVNSINLGRIAAQVVYYFWAWMRVTDGVEPEHRSEFEVSFTVPSGNFGNILSGFFAKGMGVPIRRLVLAANENNVLDEFFRTGIYRPRSAADTHATSSPSMDISKASNLERFIFDLVGRDASGVVDAWKSLDADGFFDFSAEQPRFESEFGIVSDTSTHADRLATIRSVYEESGEIIDPHTADGVKVAREYVEQDVPMLVLETAKPEKFAETITEAIGVELPLSPALQQMMAAPQHVTEMADDEQVLRDFVTEHALR, encoded by the coding sequence GTGCTGTACATCTCCACTCGCGGCGGCATGACGCCGCAGCCCTTCAGCGAGACGCTGCTCGAAGGGCTCGCGCCCGACGGCGGGCTGGCGATACCAGAGCAGCTGCCGCAGGTGGATGCGGAGACCCTCGAGCGCTGGCGCGCGCTCACCTACCCGCAGCTGGCCGCAGAGGTGCTGGGGCTGTTCGCCACCGACATCCCGCGCGAGGACCTGGCTCGGATGACGGATGCCGCGTACGCGGACTTCCCCGATGCCGTCGTACCGCTGCGCTCGATCGGCGGCGGAATCACGCTGGTCGGTCTGTCGGAGGGCCCGACGCTGGCCTTCAAGGACATGGCGATGCAGTTCCTCGGGCAGGCGCTGGAGTACGTGCTCGAGAAGAAGGACCGCGTGCTGAACATCGTCGGCGCGACCTCGGGCGACACCGGATCCGCTGCCGAGCACGCGCTGCGCGGCAAGGACCGCGTGTCGGTGTTCATGCTGTCGCCGCAGGGCCGGATGAGCCCGTTCCAGCGCGCGCAGATGTACTCGCTCGACGACGCGAACGTGCACAACATCGCCGTCGAGGGAGTGTTCGACGACTGCCAGCACCTCGTCAAGCAGCTCGCCGGCGACCTCGACTTCAAGCGCGCGCAGAACCTCGGTGCGGTGAACTCGATCAACCTCGGGCGCATCGCGGCTCAGGTCGTCTATTACTTCTGGGCCTGGATGCGCGTGACGGATGGCGTCGAGCCCGAGCATCGCTCCGAGTTCGAGGTGTCGTTCACGGTGCCGTCTGGCAACTTCGGCAACATCCTCTCTGGCTTCTTCGCCAAGGGCATGGGCGTGCCGATCCGCCGCCTCGTGCTCGCCGCGAACGAGAACAACGTGCTCGACGAGTTCTTCCGCACGGGCATCTACCGCCCTCGCTCGGCCGCCGACACGCACGCGACGTCGAGCCCGTCGATGGACATCTCGAAGGCATCGAACCTCGAGCGCTTCATCTTCGATCTCGTCGGGCGCGACGCGAGCGGCGTCGTCGACGCATGGAAGTCGTTGGATGCTGACGGCTTCTTCGACTTCTCGGCCGAGCAGCCGCGTTTCGAGAGCGAGTTCGGCATCGTCAGCGACACCTCGACGCACGCCGACCGACTCGCAACGATCCGTTCGGTGTACGAGGAATCCGGCGAGATCATCGACCCGCACACCGCCGACGGCGTCAAGGTCGCACGCGAGTACGTCGAGCAGGATGTGCCCATGCTCGTGCTCGAGACCGCCAAGCCCGAGAAGTTCGCCGAGACCATCACGGAGGCGATCGGGGTGGAGCTGCCGCTCTCACCCGCGCTGCAGCAGATGATGGCCGCGCCGCAGCACGTCACCGAGATGGCCGACGACGAGCAGGTGCTCCGCGACTTCGTCACGGAGCACGCCCTCCGCTGA
- a CDS encoding carboxymuconolactone decarboxylase family protein, producing MTRIDMSRTNRLGYAAVIGMEAYSSKAVEKRLYELIKLRASILNGCGFCVDMHATDGAKRGIPQRTLHAVGAWQHAKNLFEPKELAALALTDAITKLGPDTVTDEIWDAAAQHFDEGELGAIVMAICTINVWNRIAISTQMAPPVDAKHPIV from the coding sequence ATGACCAGAATCGACATGTCCCGCACGAACCGTCTCGGCTACGCCGCAGTGATCGGGATGGAGGCGTATTCGAGCAAGGCCGTCGAGAAGCGGCTGTACGAGCTGATCAAGCTGCGGGCCTCGATCCTGAACGGCTGCGGATTCTGCGTCGACATGCACGCGACCGATGGCGCCAAACGCGGCATCCCGCAGCGGACCCTGCACGCGGTGGGAGCGTGGCAGCACGCCAAGAACCTGTTCGAGCCGAAGGAGCTGGCGGCTCTCGCGCTCACTGATGCGATCACCAAGCTCGGTCCCGACACGGTCACGGATGAGATCTGGGATGCAGCCGCGCAGCATTTCGACGAGGGCGAGCTCGGCGCCATCGTGATGGCGATCTGCACGATCAACGTCTGGAACCGGATCGCCATCTCGACGCAGATGGCGCCGCCGGTCGATGCGAAGCACCCCATCGTCTGA
- a CDS encoding sigma-70 family RNA polymerase sigma factor encodes MTTVTPAVRAWRSEHDRLVGIAYRMLGDFGHAEDVVSEVALEAVKAERADAGAVRSWPAWLTTTCVRRAIDRVRSLASVREEYVGHWLPEPVATERLPEDAVVDREMLSLALLHLAEQLTPEARAAVVLHRAYEMTAVEIGEIVQKSPAAVRQLISRGERRLRLDGDSASPQPADAKALAALVGAVQGGDLSIVLGLLTDDAILWSDGGGVVAAARNPIFGAEKIGRFYVGVLQKATAYDPLHPFVLTPIAINGELGLALAHSGRTDVLTLEFDGAGRVCGIRQVCNPHKLTRAFEAAG; translated from the coding sequence ATGACCACCGTCACGCCCGCCGTCCGCGCCTGGCGATCCGAGCACGACCGGCTGGTCGGCATCGCGTACCGGATGCTCGGCGACTTCGGCCACGCCGAAGACGTCGTCTCGGAGGTCGCGCTCGAGGCTGTCAAAGCCGAGCGGGCAGATGCCGGCGCCGTGCGCTCCTGGCCGGCGTGGCTGACCACGACGTGCGTTCGCCGGGCGATCGACCGGGTGCGTTCACTGGCATCGGTGCGCGAGGAGTACGTCGGGCACTGGCTGCCTGAGCCGGTCGCGACCGAGCGACTGCCGGAGGATGCCGTCGTCGATCGCGAGATGCTGTCACTGGCGCTGCTGCATCTCGCCGAGCAGCTGACCCCGGAGGCGCGCGCAGCCGTGGTGCTGCATCGGGCCTACGAGATGACCGCAGTGGAGATCGGCGAGATCGTGCAGAAGTCCCCTGCGGCGGTGCGGCAGCTGATCTCACGCGGCGAGCGCCGCCTTCGGCTCGACGGCGATTCGGCGTCGCCGCAGCCGGCGGATGCGAAGGCGCTCGCGGCGCTGGTGGGCGCTGTGCAGGGCGGCGATCTCTCGATCGTGCTCGGGCTTCTCACCGATGATGCGATCCTGTGGAGTGACGGCGGTGGGGTGGTGGCAGCCGCCCGCAATCCGATCTTCGGAGCCGAGAAGATCGGGCGCTTCTACGTCGGGGTCCTGCAGAAGGCGACCGCGTACGATCCGCTTCATCCGTTCGTGCTCACGCCGATCGCGATCAATGGCGAGCTGGGCCTCGCCCTGGCTCATTCCGGCCGCACCGACGTGCTGACTCTCGAATTCGACGGGGCGGGAAGGGTCTGCGGCATCCGCCAGGTCTGCAATCCGCACAAGCTGACGCGCGCATTCGAGGCGGCAGGCTGA
- a CDS encoding AAA family ATPase: MVEFWESGRMLRQHPVVSVHPHDDAPEPGERWPTSIPAVAQLLQDGLELPPGVTFLVGENGSGKSTIVEGIALAYGLSPEGGSRQAMHSTRPTESPLSEWLRIRRGVGSNSWGFFLRAETMHSFYTYLEQNPSPRGDVPFHEMSHGESFLALLDSRFDEPGFYCLDEPEAALSFNSTLALISVLRRISDEGGQVLCATHSPVLASLPGAKILEVGEWGLREAEWEDLELVRHWRSFLGDPDRYLRHLLD, encoded by the coding sequence ATGGTGGAGTTCTGGGAATCGGGGCGGATGCTGCGACAGCACCCGGTGGTCTCTGTGCACCCGCACGATGATGCGCCGGAGCCGGGCGAACGGTGGCCGACGAGCATCCCCGCCGTCGCACAGCTGCTGCAGGACGGGCTCGAACTCCCGCCGGGCGTGACATTCCTGGTCGGTGAGAACGGCAGCGGCAAGTCGACGATCGTCGAGGGCATCGCCCTCGCGTACGGACTCTCGCCTGAGGGCGGTTCGCGGCAGGCGATGCACAGCACCCGACCGACGGAGTCTCCGCTGTCGGAGTGGCTGCGCATCCGGCGCGGCGTCGGCTCGAACTCCTGGGGATTCTTCCTTCGGGCCGAGACGATGCACTCCTTCTACACGTACCTCGAGCAGAACCCGTCGCCGCGAGGAGACGTGCCGTTCCATGAGATGAGCCACGGCGAGTCGTTCCTCGCGCTGCTCGACTCGCGCTTCGACGAGCCGGGCTTCTACTGCCTCGATGAGCCCGAGGCGGCGCTGTCGTTCAACTCGACGTTGGCGCTCATCTCGGTGCTGCGCCGCATCTCCGACGAGGGCGGCCAGGTGCTCTGCGCGACGCACTCCCCGGTGCTGGCATCGCTGCCTGGAGCGAAGATCCTCGAGGTCGGCGAGTGGGGCCTGCGCGAGGCCGAATGGGAAGACCTCGAACTCGTCCGCCACTGGCGCTCGTTCCTCGGGGACCCCGACCGCTACCTGCGGCACCTTCTCGACTGA
- a CDS encoding methylated-DNA--[protein]-cysteine S-methyltransferase: MGFRGAIETPVGVVAVESDGTAVTRVSWPRGAFATDESDAVVRRALAQLADYFVGDLQTFDVPFDLGVQTDATRAVLMALYETVGNGETVTYGELAARSGTTVPARGIGSIMGANPVPLIVPCHRVVASDGLGGYSGGAEGEGLVTKRWLLEHEGALPTALF; the protein is encoded by the coding sequence ATGGGATTCCGCGGTGCGATCGAGACGCCGGTCGGCGTCGTCGCCGTCGAGAGCGATGGCACCGCGGTGACGCGTGTGTCATGGCCGAGGGGTGCGTTCGCGACTGATGAATCGGATGCTGTCGTGCGCCGCGCTCTCGCCCAATTGGCCGACTACTTCGTCGGTGATCTGCAGACCTTCGACGTGCCGTTCGACCTGGGCGTGCAGACCGATGCCACCAGGGCGGTGCTGATGGCGCTGTACGAGACCGTCGGCAACGGTGAGACCGTCACCTATGGTGAACTGGCTGCGCGCAGCGGAACGACGGTGCCGGCCCGAGGCATCGGTTCGATCATGGGAGCCAATCCTGTTCCGCTGATCGTGCCGTGTCACCGGGTCGTAGCCAGCGATGGCCTCGGCGGCTACTCGGGCGGCGCCGAAGGTGAGGGGCTGGTCACGAAGCGGTGGCTGCTCGAGCATGAAGGGGCCCTGCCGACCGCGTTGTTCTGA
- a CDS encoding alpha/beta hydrolase has protein sequence MPDSPEMPGAGLLDQDVFVETADGRMLRTMISNGGLSHAELRGEGDDLIVLEAGLGMSGLSWGPVQQRIAPHARVVAYERAGYGASTPDTAPRDLDRLTDDLLAVIRSVPHRRLVLVGHSWGGAIVRSAAARLLADGADVAGLVLVDQSDENAAVYFSAAFRFGVGMQRGLLPLLARLRALRPMMSSMVAAVDEPLRDAVLEASTSTAAARAAAEEYRRVVAGLTTLRDSPLDLGRIPITVISGLGRPKHGARQRAEIVAAHQVSASQHPGARFVGAERSEHLIPFTEPQLVADEALALLAR, from the coding sequence ATGCCCGACTCCCCCGAGATGCCCGGCGCCGGCCTGCTCGACCAGGACGTGTTTGTCGAGACCGCGGACGGTCGGATGCTGCGCACGATGATCAGCAACGGAGGGCTCAGTCATGCAGAGCTCCGCGGCGAGGGCGACGATCTGATCGTGCTCGAGGCGGGTCTTGGCATGAGCGGCCTGAGCTGGGGTCCGGTTCAGCAGCGCATCGCGCCGCACGCGCGCGTCGTCGCCTACGAGCGTGCAGGCTACGGGGCGAGCACCCCCGACACCGCGCCGCGCGACCTCGACCGACTCACCGACGACCTGCTGGCCGTCATCCGCAGCGTGCCGCACCGGCGGCTGGTGTTGGTCGGCCACAGCTGGGGCGGCGCGATCGTGCGCAGCGCGGCCGCTCGCCTGCTCGCAGACGGCGCGGACGTCGCGGGGCTCGTCCTGGTGGATCAGAGCGATGAGAACGCCGCGGTGTACTTCTCGGCTGCGTTCCGATTCGGTGTCGGGATGCAGCGCGGCCTGCTTCCGCTGCTCGCCCGGCTGCGTGCGCTCCGTCCGATGATGAGCAGCATGGTGGCCGCCGTCGATGAGCCGCTGCGCGATGCCGTGCTGGAGGCGAGCACGAGCACGGCGGCCGCCCGCGCGGCTGCAGAGGAGTACCGGCGCGTGGTCGCCGGCCTCACGACGCTGCGTGACAGCCCGCTCGACCTGGGTCGCATTCCCATCACGGTGATCTCGGGACTCGGGCGCCCGAAGCACGGGGCCCGGCAGCGCGCCGAGATCGTCGCCGCGCATCAGGTGTCGGCGTCACAGCATCCGGGTGCGAGGTTCGTCGGCGCGGAGCGCTCGGAGCATCTGATCCCGTTCACCGAGCCTCAGCTGGTCGCCGACGAGGCTCTCGCGCTGCTCGCGCGCTGA
- a CDS encoding pyrimidine reductase family protein: protein MSDSADAVIDRVWPDPASDLSDTDLLSLVGFPAERTWLRVNFIASIDGAATRDGRSGGLGDEADHRMFDLLRYEADVVLVGAGTLRDEGYGGFRVSPEAVAWRTAHGMTEHPALAMVSRSLALDPASPLFTDAPARPVVYTVASAPRDRRVALGRVADIVEVGESDADLRRVRDDLTARGLRRIHSEGGPHLFGALLAARVVDALHLTLAPTMESGEAGRIARGHPAVPVGAHLASILRSGDELLLQYLLQRASSARASSATS from the coding sequence ATGTCTGACTCCGCTGACGCCGTGATCGACCGGGTGTGGCCGGACCCGGCATCCGACCTCTCCGATACCGATCTGCTCTCACTCGTCGGTTTCCCGGCCGAGCGCACCTGGCTGCGGGTGAACTTCATCGCGAGCATCGACGGCGCCGCGACCCGCGACGGGCGCTCCGGCGGCCTCGGAGACGAGGCCGACCATCGCATGTTCGATCTGCTGCGCTACGAGGCCGACGTCGTGCTCGTCGGCGCGGGCACGCTGCGCGACGAGGGGTACGGCGGGTTCCGGGTGTCGCCTGAGGCGGTGGCGTGGCGGACCGCGCACGGCATGACAGAGCACCCGGCGCTCGCGATGGTCAGCCGCAGCCTGGCGCTGGATCCGGCGTCGCCGCTGTTCACCGATGCGCCGGCGCGCCCTGTGGTTTACACCGTGGCATCCGCTCCTCGCGATCGTCGGGTCGCGCTGGGCCGCGTCGCCGACATCGTCGAGGTGGGGGAGTCGGATGCTGACCTGCGCCGTGTCCGCGACGATCTCACCGCCCGCGGACTGCGGCGCATCCACTCCGAGGGCGGGCCGCACCTGTTCGGCGCACTGCTGGCAGCCAGAGTCGTGGATGCCCTGCACCTCACGCTCGCGCCGACCATGGAATCCGGGGAGGCCGGCCGCATCGCACGGGGGCACCCTGCGGTGCCGGTCGGCGCGCACCTGGCATCCATCCTGCGTTCAGGCGACGAGCTGCTGCTGCAGTACCTGCTTCAGCGCGCGAGCAGCGCGAGAGCCTCGTCGGCGACCAGCTGA
- the folP gene encoding dihydropteroate synthase, protein MLRRIGQRDFDFSRQVAIMAVINRTPDSFYDKGATFALNRAVQSALRAGDIGADWVDIGGVPFGRGPAVSTAEEIDRVVPVVDAIAAARPELVISVDTNSAEVAAAAIAAGAAVINDTSGLGDPRMAEVLAGSDAHVVITHSVGPPRAEKPPAHFDDVVGEVRGFLVERMARAEAAGVPRSRLIVDPGHDLDKNTLHSLEITRRIDELADLGAPLLVAVSNKDFIGESIDRPQGERLAGSLAAMTACILGGARIVRMHDIAETVDAVRMTEAILGMREPARLEHNRHPTHNV, encoded by the coding sequence ATGCTGCGCCGCATCGGACAGCGCGACTTCGACTTCTCCAGGCAGGTCGCCATCATGGCGGTGATCAACCGCACTCCGGACTCGTTCTACGACAAGGGCGCGACTTTCGCGCTGAATCGCGCGGTGCAGAGCGCGCTGCGGGCGGGCGACATCGGCGCCGACTGGGTCGACATCGGCGGCGTGCCGTTCGGACGAGGGCCCGCAGTGTCGACCGCCGAAGAGATCGACCGCGTCGTGCCGGTGGTGGATGCCATCGCTGCAGCGCGCCCCGAGCTGGTCATCTCGGTCGACACGAACAGCGCCGAGGTGGCGGCGGCCGCGATCGCCGCGGGCGCTGCCGTCATCAACGACACCAGTGGACTCGGTGATCCCCGGATGGCCGAGGTGCTCGCCGGCAGCGACGCGCACGTCGTGATCACACACAGCGTCGGGCCGCCGCGGGCCGAGAAGCCGCCGGCGCATTTCGACGACGTGGTGGGCGAGGTGCGTGGGTTCTTGGTCGAGCGCATGGCGCGTGCTGAGGCTGCGGGAGTGCCGCGCTCGCGGCTGATCGTCGATCCAGGGCACGACCTCGACAAGAACACCCTGCACTCGCTGGAGATCACCCGCCGCATCGACGAGCTGGCCGATCTCGGCGCCCCGCTGCTGGTGGCCGTGTCGAACAAGGACTTCATCGGCGAGTCGATCGACCGCCCGCAGGGCGAGCGGCTGGCGGGGTCACTCGCAGCGATGACCGCCTGCATCCTCGGTGGCGCGCGGATCGTGCGGATGCACGACATCGCCGAGACCGTCGACGCTGTGCGCATGACAGAGGCGATCCTCGGGATGCGCGAGCCGGCCCGACTCGAGCACAACAGGCATCCGACGCACAATGTCTGA